The Agrococcus carbonis genome has a window encoding:
- a CDS encoding PadR family transcriptional regulator, whose amino-acid sequence MTPVFGHGALRLYLLSLLAEAPRHGYELMQALEQRFGGTYSPSAGTIYPRLAKLEEEGLVTKAVEGRKATYAITDAGRAELAGREGELRDLESEITDSVRRMASDVRAGVRSAMQALRADLAAAERDARRTPASAPHPPRPSTPSTPTPSAPDAARPSATSGAAVPPAEPWPHAEAPWRSHDSTGADARHPGERAAARMAVHDIDLALTDFRQRVREAARASGGEHMTTAKAATVRDELEAALLRIKSVLGG is encoded by the coding sequence ATGACGCCCGTGTTCGGCCACGGCGCGCTGCGCCTCTACCTCCTGAGCCTGCTCGCCGAGGCGCCGCGCCACGGCTACGAGCTCATGCAGGCGCTCGAGCAGCGCTTCGGCGGCACGTACTCGCCGAGCGCGGGCACGATCTACCCGCGGCTCGCGAAGCTCGAGGAGGAGGGGCTCGTCACGAAGGCCGTCGAGGGCCGCAAGGCGACGTACGCGATCACCGACGCCGGCCGGGCCGAGCTCGCGGGGCGCGAGGGTGAGCTGCGCGACCTCGAGAGCGAGATCACCGACTCGGTGCGGCGGATGGCCTCGGACGTGCGCGCGGGGGTGCGGAGCGCCATGCAGGCGCTGCGGGCCGACCTCGCGGCGGCCGAGCGCGACGCGCGGCGCACGCCCGCGTCGGCGCCGCATCCGCCCCGGCCATCGACGCCGTCGACGCCGACGCCGTCGGCGCCCGACGCCGCGCGGCCGAGCGCGACGTCCGGGGCCGCGGTGCCTCCGGCCGAGCCGTGGCCGCACGCCGAGGCCCCGTGGCGCTCGCACGACAGCACGGGGGCGGATGCGCGGCATCCGGGCGAGCGGGCCGCGGCGCGCATGGCGGTCCACGACATCGACCTCGCGCTGACCGACTTCCGGCAGCGCGTGCGCGAGGCGGCGCGCGCATCCGGCGGCGAGCACATGACGACGGCGAAGGCCGCGACCGTGCGCGACGAGCTCGAGGCCGCGCTCCTGCGGATCAAGAGCGTGCTCGGCGGGTGA
- a CDS encoding GuaB3 family IMP dehydrogenase-related protein, producing MTEIEIGRGKRARTGYGFDDISIVPSRRTRDSDLVSLQWQIDAFKFDIPVIGAPTDSVMSPATAIALGRAGGLGVLNLEGVWTRYDDPEPLLAEIAGLPADLATSRMREIYAEPIKPELIRDRLAQVRDAGVVVSGSLSPQAVQEHYETVLAAGVDLMVIRGATVSAEHVSADASAPLNLKQFIYELDVPVVVGGVVTYTAALHLMRTGAAGVLVGFGGGAASTSEKVLGVAAPMATAVSDVAAARRDYLDESGGRYVHVIADGSLGTSGQVVKSLACGADAVMLGTALARATDAPGRGWHWGPEAHNQKLPRGNRVQVDQVGPLDVVLNGPSPVADGTANIMGALRKAMSTTGYKDLKEFQRIDVVVEANPPR from the coding sequence GTGACGGAGATCGAGATCGGCCGCGGCAAGCGGGCGCGCACGGGGTACGGGTTCGACGACATCAGCATCGTGCCCTCCCGCCGCACGCGCGACAGCGACCTGGTCTCGCTCCAGTGGCAGATCGACGCCTTCAAGTTCGACATCCCCGTCATCGGCGCGCCCACCGACTCGGTGATGAGCCCCGCGACGGCGATCGCGCTCGGGCGCGCTGGCGGCCTCGGCGTGCTCAACCTCGAGGGCGTGTGGACGCGCTACGACGACCCCGAGCCGTTGCTCGCCGAGATCGCGGGCCTGCCGGCCGACCTCGCGACGAGCCGCATGCGCGAGATCTACGCCGAGCCGATCAAGCCCGAGCTCATCCGCGACCGGCTCGCACAGGTGCGCGACGCGGGCGTCGTGGTCTCCGGCAGCCTGAGCCCCCAGGCGGTGCAGGAGCACTACGAGACGGTGCTCGCCGCGGGCGTCGACCTCATGGTCATCCGGGGCGCGACCGTGAGCGCCGAGCACGTCTCGGCCGACGCATCCGCCCCCCTCAACCTCAAGCAGTTCATCTACGAGCTCGACGTGCCCGTCGTGGTCGGCGGCGTCGTGACCTATACGGCGGCGCTGCACCTCATGCGCACCGGCGCGGCCGGCGTGCTCGTGGGCTTCGGCGGGGGAGCGGCGTCGACGAGCGAGAAGGTGCTCGGCGTCGCGGCGCCCATGGCGACCGCCGTGAGCGACGTGGCCGCGGCACGCCGCGACTACCTCGACGAATCGGGCGGGCGCTACGTGCACGTCATCGCCGACGGCTCGCTCGGCACCTCCGGCCAGGTCGTCAAGTCGCTCGCGTGCGGCGCCGACGCCGTCATGCTCGGCACGGCGCTCGCACGGGCCACGGATGCGCCCGGTCGCGGCTGGCACTGGGGCCCGGAGGCGCACAACCAGAAGCTGCCGCGCGGCAACCGCGTGCAGGTCGACCAGGTCGGCCCGCTCGACGTGGTGCTGAACGGCCCGTCGCCCGTCGCCGACGGGACGGCGAACATCATGGGAGCGCTGCGCAAGGCCATGTCGACCACGGGATACAAGGACCTCAAGGAGTTCCAGCGGATCGACGTGGTCGTGGAGGCCAACCCACCGCGCTAG
- a CDS encoding glycerol-3-phosphate dehydrogenase/oxidase encodes MAETTNSVSRSRKLGPEERAAALRSMREREVDVLVIGGGIVGTGAALDAVTRGLRVGLIEARDFASGTSSRSSKLIHGGIRYLEQLNFGLVREALIERGLLLQRIAPHLAKPVRFLYPLETPLVERAYIGAGMALYDVFSYTGFMKPGVPLHRHLTKKQVLKQIPSLDPDAFVGGLTYYDAQVDDARYVAELARTASFYGAHVASRVRAEGFLKVGERVVGVQAHDYETGEQFEIRAKQVVNATGVWTGETQAMVGERGEFKVRASKGVHLVVPRDRFHSEMGLILRTEKSVLFVIPWGRHWIIGTTDTDWDLDKAHPAATAADIDYILDHVNSVLATKLTRADVEGVYAGLRPLLAAGDGSSTANLSREHHVSHTVPGLVLVAGGKWTTYRVMAKDAIDEAVSAMDGKVPESCTDQIPLLGATGYRAAWNKRAKIARAFGVHKARVEHLLNRYGVLTDELLDMLRADPSLAEPLPGADDYLGVEVRYACTHEGALHLDDVLTRRTRISIESWDRGVKAAPVAARIMADALGWDEARIEKEVNHYNKRVAAELASQELPDDASADRARLEAPDIVPLSALPTGDTVGTRPEPAAR; translated from the coding sequence ATGGCTGAGACCACCAACAGTGTGAGTCGGTCGAGGAAGCTCGGCCCCGAGGAGCGCGCCGCCGCGCTGCGCTCGATGCGCGAGCGCGAGGTCGACGTGCTCGTGATCGGCGGCGGCATCGTCGGCACGGGCGCCGCGCTCGACGCCGTGACGCGCGGCCTGCGCGTCGGGCTCATCGAGGCGCGCGACTTCGCCTCGGGCACGTCGAGCCGCTCGTCGAAGCTCATCCACGGCGGCATCCGCTACCTCGAGCAGCTCAACTTCGGGCTCGTGCGCGAGGCGCTCATCGAGCGCGGCCTGCTGCTGCAGCGCATCGCCCCGCACCTCGCGAAGCCCGTGCGCTTCCTCTACCCGCTCGAGACGCCGCTCGTCGAGCGCGCCTACATCGGCGCGGGCATGGCGCTCTACGACGTCTTCAGCTACACGGGCTTCATGAAGCCGGGCGTGCCGCTGCACCGGCACCTCACCAAGAAGCAGGTGCTCAAGCAGATCCCGTCGCTCGACCCCGACGCCTTCGTCGGCGGACTCACCTACTACGACGCCCAGGTCGACGACGCCCGCTACGTCGCCGAGCTCGCGCGCACCGCATCCTTCTACGGCGCGCACGTCGCGAGCCGCGTGCGCGCGGAGGGCTTCCTCAAGGTGGGCGAGCGCGTCGTCGGCGTGCAGGCGCACGACTACGAGACCGGCGAGCAGTTCGAGATCCGCGCGAAGCAGGTCGTGAACGCGACGGGCGTGTGGACGGGCGAGACGCAGGCGATGGTCGGCGAGCGCGGCGAGTTCAAGGTGCGCGCGTCGAAGGGCGTGCACCTCGTGGTGCCGCGCGACCGCTTCCACTCCGAGATGGGCCTCATCCTGCGCACCGAGAAGAGCGTGCTCTTCGTCATCCCGTGGGGGCGCCACTGGATCATCGGCACGACCGACACCGACTGGGATCTCGACAAGGCGCATCCCGCGGCGACCGCCGCCGACATCGACTACATCCTCGACCACGTCAACTCGGTGCTCGCGACCAAGCTCACGCGCGCCGACGTCGAGGGCGTCTACGCGGGACTGCGGCCGCTGCTCGCCGCCGGCGACGGCTCGTCGACCGCCAACCTCTCGCGCGAGCACCACGTCTCGCACACCGTGCCGGGCCTCGTGCTCGTCGCGGGCGGCAAGTGGACCACCTACCGCGTGATGGCGAAGGATGCGATCGACGAGGCCGTGAGCGCGATGGACGGCAAGGTGCCCGAGTCGTGCACCGACCAGATCCCGCTGCTCGGAGCCACGGGCTACCGCGCCGCGTGGAACAAGCGCGCGAAGATCGCCCGCGCCTTCGGGGTGCACAAGGCTCGCGTCGAGCACCTGCTGAACCGCTACGGCGTGCTCACCGACGAGCTGCTCGACATGCTGCGGGCCGACCCGTCGCTCGCCGAGCCGCTGCCGGGCGCCGATGACTACCTCGGCGTCGAGGTGCGCTACGCGTGCACCCACGAGGGCGCGCTGCACCTCGACGACGTGCTCACGCGGCGCACGCGCATCTCGATCGAGTCGTGGGACCGCGGCGTCAAGGCCGCGCCGGTCGCCGCGCGGATCATGGCGGATGCGCTCGGCTGGGACGAGGCGCGGATCGAGAAGGAGGTCAACCACTACAACAAGCGGGTGGCCGCCGAGCTCGCGAGCCAGGAGCTGCCCGACGACGCCTCCGCCGACCGCGCCCGCCTCGAGGCGCCCGACATCGTGCCGCTGAGCGCCCTGCCGACGGGCGACACCGTGGGCACGCGCCCCGAGCCGGCCGCGCGGTAG
- a CDS encoding SURF1 family cytochrome oxidase biogenesis protein gives MSTPTPTFKDVARRPRWIGVLVLCIAVAGVFALLGQWQIERAVEQGRADDRDTETAVPLETVAEPASTLTTEAGGRMVAFRGAWVPEDFDTIAGRDQHGDTGTWVIGRVLVEQPQGEPASLPVALAWYPDAGEAERAAAVLAETHAADAPADLVGRLMPPEAPTMGDLRDGTREAMSVAALINQWSDWNGLVYGSYAILDEPSAAASGALEGDAEPIVSMRPEVDTQLNALNIFYAIEWVAFMLFAFYLWYRLVKDAVEREVEAIEDAQAAAEAGPGPGAVAGPADGDRPRR, from the coding sequence ATGAGCACCCCCACCCCCACCTTCAAGGACGTCGCGCGGCGCCCGCGGTGGATCGGCGTGCTCGTGCTGTGCATCGCCGTCGCGGGCGTGTTCGCGCTGCTCGGCCAGTGGCAGATCGAGCGGGCCGTCGAGCAGGGCCGCGCCGACGACCGCGACACCGAGACCGCCGTGCCGCTCGAGACCGTCGCCGAGCCCGCGTCGACGCTCACGACCGAGGCGGGCGGCCGCATGGTCGCCTTCCGCGGCGCGTGGGTGCCCGAGGACTTCGACACGATCGCGGGCCGCGACCAGCACGGCGACACCGGCACCTGGGTCATCGGCCGGGTGCTCGTCGAGCAGCCGCAGGGCGAGCCCGCCTCGCTCCCGGTCGCGCTCGCCTGGTACCCCGACGCCGGTGAGGCCGAGCGGGCGGCGGCCGTGCTCGCCGAGACGCACGCGGCGGATGCGCCCGCAGACCTCGTCGGACGGCTCATGCCGCCCGAGGCGCCCACGATGGGCGACCTCAGGGACGGCACGCGCGAGGCCATGAGCGTCGCGGCGCTCATCAACCAGTGGAGCGACTGGAACGGGCTCGTCTACGGGTCGTACGCGATCCTCGACGAGCCGTCGGCAGCCGCATCCGGGGCCCTCGAGGGCGACGCCGAGCCGATCGTCTCGATGCGGCCCGAGGTCGACACGCAGCTCAACGCGCTCAACATCTTCTACGCGATCGAGTGGGTCGCCTTCATGCTCTTCGCCTTCTACCTCTGGTACCGCCTCGTGAAGGATGCGGTCGAGCGCGAGGTCGAGGCGATCGAGGATGCGCAAGCGGCGGCCGAAGCCGGCCCCGGCCCCGGCGCCGTCGCCGGGCCCGCCGATGGCGATCGCCCGCGCCGATAG
- a CDS encoding DUF3817 domain-containing protein — protein sequence MPRPIEQLPQIRSAVGFYRVMSWVTGVFLLLLVAEMVLKYSPTHVEVFAGGSRGPLALAPVVPAEGCQWYSLFVPGGMGCEIASLGDGFNVSLAILIVHGWIYVVYLLACFRLWSKLRWPFGRLLAMALGGVVPFLSFIVEHRMHRVALDDLARLEAERARRDDASATAAASTPQEA from the coding sequence GTGCCCCGCCCCATCGAACAGCTGCCCCAGATCCGCTCGGCCGTCGGCTTCTACCGCGTGATGTCGTGGGTGACGGGCGTCTTCCTGCTGCTGCTCGTCGCCGAGATGGTGCTCAAGTACTCGCCGACGCACGTCGAGGTCTTCGCCGGCGGCTCGCGCGGGCCGCTCGCCCTCGCGCCCGTCGTGCCCGCCGAGGGCTGCCAGTGGTACTCGCTCTTCGTGCCCGGCGGCATGGGCTGCGAGATCGCCTCGCTCGGCGACGGCTTCAACGTCTCGCTCGCGATCCTCATCGTGCACGGCTGGATCTACGTCGTCTACCTGCTCGCGTGCTTCCGCCTCTGGTCGAAGCTGCGCTGGCCCTTCGGCCGTCTGCTGGCCATGGCGCTCGGCGGCGTCGTGCCCTTCCTGTCGTTCATCGTCGAGCACCGCATGCACCGCGTCGCGCTCGACGACCTCGCGCGCCTGGAGGCCGAGAGGGCCCGGCGCGACGACGCATCCGCCACCGCCGCCGCATCCACGCCCCAGGAGGCCTGA
- the guaA gene encoding glutamine-hydrolyzing GMP synthase yields MSDTAQRPVLVIDFGAQYAQLIARRVREADVYSEIVPSTITADEVRAKDPAAIVLSGGPSSVYEPGAPRLDEGILDLGIPTLGICYGFQVMASHFGGTVARTGRREYGSTAMSVDASGALLEGQPGAQTVWMSHGDSVSEAPEGFTVLATTADTPVAAFEDRERRMAGVQWHPEVKHSEHGQKVLESFLHGIAGLPGDWDSGNIIEEQVARIRETVGSDKVLCALSGGVDSAVAAALVHEAVGDQLVCVFVDHGLLRQDERRQVEEDYVASTGVRLVTVDARERFMQALAGVTDPEQKRKIIGREFIRVFEQAERDLAAEAASEGEPIRWLVQGTLYPDVVESGGGTGTANIKSHHNVGGLPDDLQFQLIEPLRALFKDEVRAIGRELGLPEAIVGRQPFPGPGLGIRIIGEVTEERLDTLRRADAIARAELTAAGLDDEIWQCPVVLLADVRSVGVQGDGRTYGHPIVLRPVSSEDAMTADWTRLPYDVLARISNRITNEVAEVNRVVLDVTSKPPGTIEWE; encoded by the coding sequence ATGTCCGACACCGCTCAGCGGCCCGTGCTCGTGATCGACTTCGGCGCGCAGTACGCGCAGCTCATCGCGCGACGCGTGCGCGAGGCCGACGTCTACAGCGAGATCGTGCCCTCGACCATCACCGCCGACGAGGTGCGCGCCAAGGACCCCGCGGCGATCGTGCTCTCGGGCGGCCCCTCGAGCGTGTACGAGCCGGGCGCCCCGCGGCTCGACGAGGGCATCCTCGACCTCGGCATCCCCACGCTCGGCATCTGCTACGGCTTCCAGGTCATGGCGTCGCACTTCGGCGGCACCGTCGCCCGCACCGGCCGCCGCGAGTACGGCTCCACGGCGATGTCGGTGGATGCCTCGGGCGCGCTGCTCGAGGGCCAGCCGGGCGCGCAGACGGTGTGGATGAGCCACGGCGACTCGGTCTCGGAAGCGCCGGAGGGCTTCACCGTGCTCGCGACGACCGCCGACACCCCGGTCGCGGCCTTCGAGGACCGCGAGCGGCGGATGGCCGGCGTGCAGTGGCACCCGGAGGTCAAGCACTCCGAGCACGGCCAGAAGGTGCTCGAGTCGTTCCTGCACGGCATCGCGGGGCTCCCGGGCGACTGGGACTCGGGGAACATCATCGAGGAGCAGGTCGCGCGCATCCGTGAGACCGTCGGCAGCGACAAGGTGCTGTGCGCGCTCTCGGGCGGCGTCGACTCCGCCGTCGCCGCCGCACTCGTGCACGAGGCGGTCGGCGACCAGCTCGTGTGCGTCTTCGTCGACCACGGCCTGCTGCGGCAGGACGAGCGCCGGCAGGTCGAGGAGGACTACGTCGCCTCGACCGGTGTGCGGCTCGTGACCGTCGACGCGCGCGAGCGGTTCATGCAGGCGCTCGCGGGCGTCACCGACCCGGAGCAGAAGCGCAAGATCATCGGTCGCGAGTTCATCCGCGTCTTCGAGCAGGCCGAGCGCGACCTCGCCGCAGAGGCCGCGAGCGAGGGCGAGCCGATCCGCTGGCTCGTGCAGGGCACGCTCTACCCCGACGTCGTCGAGTCGGGCGGCGGCACCGGCACCGCCAACATCAAGAGCCACCACAACGTCGGCGGCCTGCCCGACGACCTGCAGTTCCAGCTCATCGAGCCGCTGCGGGCGCTGTTCAAGGACGAGGTGCGCGCGATCGGTCGCGAGCTGGGCCTGCCCGAGGCGATCGTCGGCCGCCAGCCCTTCCCCGGGCCGGGCCTCGGCATCCGCATCATCGGCGAGGTCACCGAGGAGCGCCTCGACACCCTGCGCCGCGCGGACGCGATCGCGCGCGCCGAGCTCACCGCCGCCGGCCTCGATGATGAGATCTGGCAGTGCCCCGTGGTGCTGCTCGCCGATGTGCGCTCGGTGGGCGTGCAGGGCGACGGGCGCACCTACGGCCACCCGATCGTGCTGCGCCCCGTCTCCTCCGAGGACGCCATGACGGCCGACTGGACGCGCCTGCCCTACGACGTGCTCGCACGCATCTCGAACCGCATCACCAACGAGGTGGCGGAGGTCAACCGCGTCGTGCTCGATGTGACGTCGAAGCCGCCGGGGACGATCGAATGGGAGTGA
- a CDS encoding YciI family protein, producing MQYMLIMRSDDAAVEAYKEMPFEQVIEAMGKYNESMMEAGVLLAGEGLSDASEGFVVDFSADPPLVTDGPYGETKELFNGFWILEVASKEEAAEWAKRCPLGPGAKLEVRRVTGPEDFPADNEWVQKEEGWRDEQAARKAAASPGGSAG from the coding sequence ATGCAGTACATGCTCATCATGCGCTCGGACGACGCAGCCGTCGAGGCGTACAAGGAGATGCCCTTCGAGCAGGTCATCGAGGCCATGGGGAAGTACAACGAGTCGATGATGGAGGCCGGCGTGCTGCTGGCCGGCGAGGGGCTGAGCGATGCGAGCGAGGGCTTCGTCGTCGACTTCTCGGCCGACCCGCCGCTCGTGACCGACGGCCCCTACGGCGAGACGAAGGAGCTCTTCAACGGCTTCTGGATCCTCGAGGTCGCCTCGAAGGAGGAGGCCGCCGAGTGGGCGAAGCGCTGCCCGCTGGGCCCGGGCGCCAAGCTCGAGGTGCGCCGCGTCACCGGCCCCGAGGACTTCCCCGCCGACAACGAGTGGGTCCAGAAGGAGGAGGGCTGGCGCGACGAGCAGGCCGCCCGCAAGGCGGCCGCGAGCCCCGGCGGCAGCGCTGGCTGA
- a CDS encoding RNA polymerase sigma factor, whose amino-acid sequence MWRIESARIVATLTRYAGDFALAEDLAQEALADALVQWPTTGVPRNGAAWLTQVAKRKAIDLWRRQERLAERVAALGHDLELRQDEAADAVPWDPDEIDDDVLRLVFTACHPSLGEAARVALTLRVVAGLETTEIARLLLQPVATVQQRIVRAKRALADAGMPFEAPPRAERPQRLRAVLGVVYLLFTEGHAATAGDDWMRPDLSREAIRLGRMLAALQPDEPEVHGLLALMELTAARFPARVDRHGEPVLLADQDRRRWDRGAIRRGRAALRRAESFGRGLGSYALQAAIAEAHADASAFDRTDWARIVAAYEALERVAPSPVVTLNRAVAVSMADGPGLGPQAALAIVDGLAGQRALADSHLLPSVCGELLARLGRADDARAAFAEAAERTRNERERAVLLAKAAAGV is encoded by the coding sequence GTGTGGCGCATCGAGTCGGCGCGCATCGTCGCGACGCTCACGCGCTACGCGGGCGACTTCGCGCTCGCCGAGGATCTCGCACAGGAGGCGCTCGCCGACGCGCTCGTGCAGTGGCCGACGACCGGGGTGCCCCGCAACGGCGCGGCCTGGCTCACGCAGGTCGCCAAGCGCAAGGCGATCGACCTCTGGCGGCGGCAGGAGCGCCTCGCGGAGCGCGTCGCGGCGCTGGGGCACGACCTCGAGCTCCGGCAGGACGAGGCGGCGGATGCGGTGCCGTGGGACCCGGACGAGATCGACGACGACGTGCTGCGGCTCGTGTTCACGGCGTGCCACCCCTCGCTCGGCGAGGCGGCGCGCGTCGCCCTCACGCTCCGCGTCGTCGCGGGCCTCGAGACGACCGAGATCGCCCGCCTGCTGCTGCAGCCCGTCGCCACGGTGCAGCAGCGCATCGTGCGCGCCAAGCGGGCGCTCGCCGACGCGGGCATGCCCTTCGAAGCGCCGCCGCGCGCGGAGCGGCCGCAGCGGCTGCGCGCCGTGCTCGGCGTCGTCTACCTCCTCTTCACCGAGGGGCACGCGGCCACAGCCGGCGACGACTGGATGCGGCCGGACCTCAGCCGCGAGGCCATCCGGCTCGGGCGGATGCTCGCGGCGCTGCAGCCGGATGAGCCGGAGGTGCACGGCCTGCTCGCGCTCATGGAGCTCACGGCCGCGCGCTTCCCAGCGCGCGTCGACCGCCATGGCGAGCCGGTCCTGCTGGCCGACCAGGACCGCCGCCGCTGGGATCGCGGCGCGATCCGGCGGGGTCGGGCGGCGCTGCGCCGTGCCGAGTCGTTCGGCCGCGGCCTCGGCTCCTACGCGCTGCAGGCGGCGATCGCCGAGGCGCACGCCGACGCATCCGCCTTCGACCGCACCGATTGGGCGCGCATCGTCGCCGCCTACGAGGCGCTCGAGCGCGTCGCCCCGAGCCCGGTCGTCACGCTCAACCGCGCGGTCGCGGTGTCGATGGCCGACGGGCCCGGTCTCGGCCCGCAGGCGGCGCTCGCGATCGTCGACGGCCTCGCCGGGCAGCGCGCGCTCGCGGACTCGCACCTGCTGCCCTCGGTGTGCGGCGAGCTGCTCGCCCGTCTCGGCCGTGCCGACGACGCGCGCGCCGCCTTCGCCGAGGCGGCCGAGCGCACCCGGAACGAGCGCGAGCGCGCGGTGCTGCTCGCGAAGGCCGCCGCGGGCGTCTGA
- a CDS encoding aminotransferase class V-fold PLP-dependent enzyme, protein MGTQPALTEERIERLRQDFPILAEQPGGVPLVYLDSGATSQQPRQVLEAEWAFRTQRNAAVHRGAHTLAALATDDYEHARERIARFVGARPTEVSWAMNATDALNSVALSLAEANRAAVVDPTLRIREGDEILVTEAEHHANLLPWQRLADETGATLRWVEVDDDGVWTADAARALITERTRVVAFAHVSNVTGLIADVPAIVDAARAVGALTVLDACQSVPHRPVDLRALGVDAAAFSSHKMLGPGGVGVLYLSEALGAALPPARVGGSMITTVTMTEREYLPAPQRFEAGTQPVGAIVGLAAAVDYLEAVGMPAIEAHEVALGERLAAGAASIAGVRLVGPRPGEERAGLASVVVDGVHAHDVGQVLDAAGIAARVGHHCAQPLHRRLGIAATTRASTYLTTTEGEVDRFLDVLSGVRAYFGAA, encoded by the coding sequence ATCGGAACCCAGCCCGCCCTGACCGAGGAGCGCATCGAGCGCCTCCGCCAGGACTTCCCGATCCTCGCCGAGCAGCCCGGCGGGGTGCCGCTCGTCTACCTCGACTCCGGCGCCACGAGCCAGCAGCCGCGGCAGGTGCTCGAGGCCGAGTGGGCCTTCCGCACGCAGCGGAACGCCGCCGTGCACCGCGGCGCGCACACGCTCGCGGCGCTCGCGACCGACGACTACGAGCACGCCCGCGAGCGGATCGCTCGCTTCGTCGGCGCCCGGCCGACCGAGGTCTCGTGGGCCATGAACGCGACGGATGCGCTCAACTCGGTCGCGCTGTCGCTCGCCGAGGCCAACCGGGCCGCCGTCGTCGACCCGACGCTGCGCATCCGCGAGGGCGACGAGATCCTCGTCACCGAGGCCGAGCACCACGCCAACCTGCTGCCGTGGCAGCGGCTCGCCGACGAGACGGGCGCGACGCTGCGCTGGGTGGAGGTCGACGACGACGGGGTGTGGACGGCGGATGCGGCGCGCGCGCTCATCACCGAGCGCACGCGGGTCGTCGCGTTCGCCCACGTGTCGAACGTCACCGGGCTCATCGCCGACGTGCCCGCGATCGTCGACGCCGCGCGCGCGGTCGGTGCCCTCACGGTGCTCGACGCGTGCCAGTCGGTGCCCCACCGCCCCGTCGACCTGCGCGCGCTCGGCGTCGACGCCGCCGCCTTCTCGAGCCACAAGATGCTCGGCCCCGGGGGCGTCGGCGTGCTCTACCTCTCCGAGGCGCTCGGCGCCGCGCTGCCGCCGGCGCGCGTGGGCGGCTCGATGATCACGACCGTCACGATGACCGAGCGCGAGTACCTGCCCGCGCCGCAGCGGTTCGAGGCCGGCACGCAGCCCGTCGGCGCGATCGTCGGGCTCGCCGCCGCGGTCGACTACCTCGAGGCCGTCGGCATGCCGGCGATCGAGGCGCACGAGGTCGCGCTCGGTGAGCGGCTCGCCGCGGGCGCGGCCTCGATCGCGGGCGTGCGGCTCGTCGGCCCGCGCCCCGGCGAGGAGCGCGCGGGGCTCGCGAGCGTCGTCGTCGACGGCGTGCACGCCCACGACGTCGGCCAGGTGCTCGACGCGGCCGGCATCGCCGCGCGCGTCGGCCACCACTGCGCCCAGCCCCTGCACCGCCGCCTCGGCATCGCCGCGACGACCCGCGCATCCACCTACCTCACGACGACCGAGGGCGAGGTCGACCGCTTCCTCGACGTGCTCTCGGGCGTGCGCGCCTACTTCGGGGCGGCGTGA
- the sufU gene encoding Fe-S cluster assembly sulfur transfer protein SufU, producing the protein MADPLAGLYQELILEHAKRRAGEGLIEPFDAERFLRNPTCGDEVRLRVRVVDGRVDALGWEGQGCSISQAAASVLAEEATGLTVAEARERIEALRELLRSRGAVEPDEQLLGDAVAFAGVARFPMRVKCAMLAWVALEEALDELAAAGAR; encoded by the coding sequence ATGGCCGACCCGCTCGCCGGTCTCTACCAGGAGCTCATCCTCGAGCACGCCAAGCGGCGCGCGGGGGAGGGGCTCATCGAGCCGTTCGACGCCGAGCGCTTCTTGCGCAACCCCACGTGCGGCGACGAGGTGCGGCTGCGCGTGCGCGTCGTCGACGGGCGGGTGGATGCGCTCGGCTGGGAGGGGCAGGGCTGCTCGATCTCGCAGGCGGCCGCGTCGGTGCTCGCCGAGGAGGCGACCGGGCTCACGGTCGCCGAGGCGCGCGAGCGGATCGAGGCGCTGCGCGAGCTGCTGCGCTCGCGCGGTGCCGTCGAGCCCGACGAGCAGCTGCTCGGCGACGCGGTCGCGTTCGCCGGGGTCGCGCGGTTCCCGATGCGGGTGAAGTGCGCGATGCTCGCGTGGGTCGCGCTCGAGGAGGCGCTCGACGAGCTCGCCGCGGCCGGCGCGCGCTGA